The Brachyspira hyodysenteriae ATCC 27164 sequence TAGCCTCACCTCCGGAATTATATCCTCCGGCAACAAACTTTTTCCAACCATCATCATTTCTATCCATAGTTACATTATTAAGAATTCCATTTTCAGAATCTATTATGGCATTTCCATTTAAATCTAACAATATAAAATTAATAAATGATCTTTTAGAATTTTTAAAATATTTTAAAGCTTCCTCAGCGCTGAGTTTTAAAGTTTCATCTTGAGTATTAAGTAAAAAATTTATTAATATATCAGAAGTAACAAAATTAGCCATAGAAGAATGATTATCTTCCAGCCAAAGATTGATCAAATTTTTATAAGAAACTGATGTGGACTCAAATCCGCTCTCAACAGCATCATCTATAGCTTTTGTACTAAAAAACAATGCAACACCAACACTAAGTAATATAGATAAAACTATAGCTGTTACAAACAACACAGGTATTTTGAATCTTAAACTATATATTTTCATACTTTCTCCCGAAGTAGATTATTAATTTTAATGTACAAATAAAATAATAACACTTATAAAAATAATTTCAACATAAAACATTTTTCTTATAAGTATTAATTATTAATAAGTATATAATATTACATTTCCTTTAATTAATTATATAATTAAAAGATAATAAAAGTTTTTTATATTACAAAATATTTTTATTAATAATATCGTATATAATATAAAATTTTATTACTATATTCCAACCATTTTTACAAATTCTTTATCCCAAACCCCAATATGCTGAATAAGCCACTTACTCAAGATATTTGCCATATCCAAAGCCGTATTTTTCCAGTCATTTGAAGTATTTAGTTCATCTATTTTTTTAGCTACTAAATTTTCAAAACTTCTATGCTGTTCAAAATGTTCTTTTATTTTTTTATATCTATCTGCATTTTCTTTTTGTAGTTTCTCTTCATCTGAAAAATGATATTTTGTATAATCCAATGTCATATTAAATACATTTTTTACTCTTTCAACATCTTCTTCATATATAGCAGAATATATATCATTAATAAAATTTAATAATTTTTTATGCTGTTCATCTATATGTTCATTATTAGTATTGTAATTTTCAGACCAATCCAAATGATGAACACCTGTTTTAAAGAAACTTATAGCACTAAAGAAATTATTAGTTTGCTTTTCCAATTCTGAAGAAGAATTTTTCATAAGCTCAACTAAATCGGCATTATCTTTAGTTTTGGCATCTATACTAAGCATAGAATTATTAATTTTAGAAACATCTTCCTGCTGTTTATTAATCTTTACAACTACATCTTTCATTATATTTGTAGTATTTTCTATTTTTTTCTCTATCTCAACAAATAATTTTTGAGACATATTAGCAGAATCAGTAGCTTTCTTAATTTTATCATTACTATCTTCTATTAAGGAAGTAATATTCTTAGCTGACTCTGATGTATTCAATGCCAAATTTCTAACCTCAGAAGCAACAACCGCAAATCCTCTGCCCTGCTCTCCTGCTCTTGCCGCCTCTACTGAAGCATTCAAAGCCAATATATTAGTTTGAAATGCAATATCCTCAATAATCTTTATTATATCACCTATCTTCTTACTCGATTCAAAAACAAGTTCAGTATTTTTAGCAGTATCAAATATTATAGAACCTGCATTATTTATTTCATTTCTAGCATCTATCATACCGTCACTCATAGATTTCATATCATTAGTTGATTCATCTATAGAGAGAGAAATATTTTTCATAAATGATGTTGTAGCATTTATATCGGAGACTTGAGATATAGTTCTCTCTGACAAGTCTTTATTTGAATAATATAAACTATAAGCTGTTCTTTTTGTTTGAGATATATTTGAATTTACAACTTTAATGATATCTTTTATAACTTTTTTCATCTTATTAAAGCTATTTAAAATATCCCCTATTTCATCTTTTCTATTCAAATGCTTTTTAGATATTACAGTAGTTAAATCTCCATTTGCAATATTATCTGCTTCTTTAACAATCTCTTTAATAGGAGATGTTATATATTTTGAAAATATCCAAATCATAATAATAGATAAAATAATCAAAACGACGGCTATGTATATAGGATGTCTTAACATATTATTTACAGGATTATAAAGTTCGCTTTCAGCTATAGTGGCAACTATATACCAATGAGAATATATTATAGGACTGAAATACATCATATAAAGTTTATCATCAGTATCTTTATAATGCTTAATAGATTTTTTTAATACAGTCATATCATCAAGAGCTTTAAAATCTTTCAAGCTATTTAGAATTTTATTTTTATCTTTATGAGCAATGATATTCTTATCCTCATCAACTATCATTATATTTCCTGTATTTCCTATTTTAGCAAATGAAATACAATGCTTTATAAAATCTGACCAATCTATATGAGATGATAAAACTCCTATAACATTTCCATTATTATCTTTAATATCAGCATACATTTTATAAACGATATCGCCTGTTATTGAAGATTTAACAATTCCCATTTTTGCTGTATTATTTTTGTATAAAGTAAAATCTGAATCATAACCATTATTATAGTTGATCAAAGAATCATTTTCCGAATCAAGAAGAACTTTACCTTCTCTATTTAAAATTGTAAAATGCAATGATGCATTCCTATAATTTTTAAATCCTATTAAAGTATTGCTTGCCAACTGAGCATTATCTTCATTAACAGATAACAAATAATTGACTATACTTTGATTAGTTGCAAAGCTTTCAATTATTGATTTTTGATGTTCTATCCATAGATTAGCTGTACCCTCATAGGCAGCAGCAGTAGTTTCAAATCCATTTTGAGCCGCTATATCAACAGACTTCAATGATATTAAAAACATTATAACTGTTATCACAAATATTGATAATGTAATAGAAAGTCCCATAATAAGCGGTATTTTAAATGTCAAACTATTAAGTTTCATTTTGTAACCCTTATTATAAAATTTGAACTACATTCTACCATAATTGTAAAATAAAATCAAATTAGTACTATTTTAATAGGTTTAAAGCATCCTTAGGTAAATTATTAGAATGTACAAGCATAGCTAAAGCAGATTGAGATTTTATTGAACTTATAGCCTCATAAATAGAAGCCTCGGCTACATCTCTATCCATTTTTTTACTGCCATAAGCAATAGTATTTTCATAAGAATTCATAAGCCCCTGAATATATGTATTAAACCTATTTTTATAAGCTCCTAAATCGGCTCTTTGTTTAATAACATATTCAATAGCATTATCTATCATTCCTATAGTTCTATTTGCTTTACTTACAGAAGATACAGAAATATAACTATTAAATTCATTTTTTAATTTTAAAGAACTTGCTGTCATTGTAGCAACATAAATTCTTTTTCTCTGATCTCTGCTTGGACCTATATGAATCCACATACTTGCAGAAGCATTAACTGTATTTGAAAATCTTCCTGTCAATATATTTAAAGTATTGAATTGTGCCTGACTTGCTACCCTATCTATTTCATCTATTAAACTTGATACCTCTGCTTGAATATATGATCTGTCAGAATTATTATATATTCCATTTGCAGATTTTACTGCTAATTCTCTAATACGCTGCAATATATCTATTGTTTCTCCTAGATATCCATCGGCTGTTTGTATAAATGATATTCCGTCTTGAGTATTTTTTTCTGCACGAAGCATATATCTTCCTTGTACTAAAGGACCTTTCTCGCTTGCAAATAAACTAGGAAATTTTTTCTTATGTTCAGTAGAATTAACTTTTAAATATCTGTTCGCCCTAATCGCATTGACATTATTTGTTATTATCATAAAAACCCCAACTATTTTATAAATGTAATAATATTTACTACATTATCGGTATTAATTAAAAATGCAAAAATAACATTTTTATTAGATAATTTTATATCTACTTGAACAAATAAGAAATATGAAAATAAAATAAATTTATAAACTAATATATTTTTATGAAATTAATATTTTTATGTTTATAATATTGTAAGATTATAAAAAATAAATTATTATTGATAAAATGAATAATATAAAAAAATTAGCTATACTTCATCCTACTTTCGGATATAACGGCGGTGCTGAAAATGTAATACTTGCATTCTCAAAATACTGTCATAGTTTAAATATAGAAATAACTATTTATACTTATAGATTAAGAGATGATGTACCAAATTATATAAAACAGATAAAAACAGATATAAAATTAAATCCTTTTACATTTAATAAAACTGCCAAATTTCTAATAAATGAATTAATAAATTATGATGCCGTTTTAATACATAATTTTCCAGCAACTATATTCTTTGGACTTGCTTCAAAGTATGCTCAGAGGAACAATATTAAACTTCCTAAAAGCTTTTGGTATTGCCATGAACCTAGTGTGAGGCTTTATGGGCATGATGATGAAAGCTATAAAAAACTTCAAAAGACTTGGGATATAATTGCAAGATATACAATGTACTTAGACAGATTAGGTGTAGGCAAAATAGATTATATAATGTCAAATAGTATAAGAACTAAAGAAGCAGTAAAAAGAGTTTATAACAGAGAAGCTGAAGTTATATACCCATGCATAACTGATACAGAAAATATTATACCTATTAATGAAGGAAAGCATTTTGTATATGTGGGAAGAATTGAAAAATCTAAAAATTTGGAAAATGCTATTATAGCTTTTAAATCATTTATTGAAAAGATAGAAGATAAAGAATTAAAATTTATAATAGCTGGAAAAGGCAGACATGAAAATAATTTAAAAAAACTCACAGAAAAATTAAATATGAATAATAATATTAT is a genomic window containing:
- a CDS encoding flagellin N-terminal helical domain-containing protein, with protein sequence MIITNNVNAIRANRYLKVNSTEHKKKFPSLFASEKGPLVQGRYMLRAEKNTQDGISFIQTADGYLGETIDILQRIRELAVKSANGIYNNSDRSYIQAEVSSLIDEIDRVASQAQFNTLNILTGRFSNTVNASASMWIHIGPSRDQRKRIYVATMTASSLKLKNEFNSYISVSSVSKANRTIGMIDNAIEYVIKQRADLGAYKNRFNTYIQGLMNSYENTIAYGSKKMDRDVAEASIYEAISSIKSQSALAMLVHSNNLPKDALNLLK
- a CDS encoding methyl-accepting chemotaxis protein translates to MKLNSLTFKIPLIMGLSITLSIFVITVIMFLISLKSVDIAAQNGFETTAAAYEGTANLWIEHQKSIIESFATNQSIVNYLLSVNEDNAQLASNTLIGFKNYRNASLHFTILNREGKVLLDSENDSLINYNNGYDSDFTLYKNNTAKMGIVKSSITGDIVYKMYADIKDNNGNVIGVLSSHIDWSDFIKHCISFAKIGNTGNIMIVDEDKNIIAHKDKNKILNSLKDFKALDDMTVLKKSIKHYKDTDDKLYMMYFSPIIYSHWYIVATIAESELYNPVNNMLRHPIYIAVVLIILSIIMIWIFSKYITSPIKEIVKEADNIANGDLTTVISKKHLNRKDEIGDILNSFNKMKKVIKDIIKVVNSNISQTKRTAYSLYYSNKDLSERTISQVSDINATTSFMKNISLSIDESTNDMKSMSDGMIDARNEINNAGSIIFDTAKNTELVFESSKKIGDIIKIIEDIAFQTNILALNASVEAARAGEQGRGFAVVASEVRNLALNTSESAKNITSLIEDSNDKIKKATDSANMSQKLFVEIEKKIENTTNIMKDVVVKINKQQEDVSKINNSMLSIDAKTKDNADLVELMKNSSSELEKQTNNFFSAISFFKTGVHHLDWSENYNTNNEHIDEQHKKLLNFINDIYSAIYEEDVERVKNVFNMTLDYTKYHFSDEEKLQKENADRYKKIKEHFEQHRSFENLVAKKIDELNTSNDWKNTALDMANILSKWLIQHIGVWDKEFVKMVGI
- a CDS encoding glycosyltransferase family 4 protein → MNNIKKLAILHPTFGYNGGAENVILAFSKYCHSLNIEITIYTYRLRDDVPNYIKQIKTDIKLNPFTFNKTAKFLINELINYDAVLIHNFPATIFFGLASKYAQRNNIKLPKSFWYCHEPSVRLYGHDDESYKKLQKTWDIIARYTMYLDRLGVGKIDYIMSNSIRTKEAVKRVYNREAEVIYPCITDTENIIPINEGKHFVYVGRIEKSKNLENAIIAFKSFIEKIEDKELKFIIAGKGRHENNLKKLTEKLNMNNNIIFKGFVSDEEKKELLNKSYALVMPAINEPFGLTVIEALYSSCISIISNKSGVYEVVKDLSISCNMENTDEIVNSMSLAYKDKNIKNEIINSSKTILDIFTVPSYSENVIKYIVNHL